The region CTTCGACGCCAGCAGCCAGTCCAAGTGGGCGGTCAGCCTGATCCGCTCCCCCGGGGTCAGGTGCAGGCTCGTCTCCAGATGGGAGACCAGGTGGTCCCGTTCGGCGGTGGACACGTCGTCGTCGGCGGCGGAGACCACGGCGGCGAGGTGCAGCAACGTCGCGGCGGCGGTGTACTCGGGCGTCGTGGTCGCGGATTGCGCAGCTGTGACGCGGAACAGCACGGCCGCTCCCGCGCTCTGCAACGGACCGCCCAGGCGCACATCGGGCTCGATGCCGATGCCGAACTTGTCCAGCAGTTGCGCCAGACCGACCGCGTCGGCCTTGGCGAACTTGCCAGGGGTGCGGGCCGGCCACAGGGAGGTCAAGTCCGCCAGCTCGAGCCGGGCCTGCCGCACGTCGTCGGGAAGGGTCCGGTCGACCAGTTCACGCAACGGGCGCAGACCGGCGAGGTCGCCAGTGAACAGCTCGTCTGGCAGGAGGGCCAGCGCGGGCAGCGTTCCCGCCGCCTCGGGTCGACGACCGATCAGACGGCTGTACGCGTCAAGGTCGTCCGTGCACGAGTCCACCAACGCCTTGAGCACCTTCGTCGGCGCGGCGGAGGTGAACACGTCCGGCACGTCCAAGTGCCACGTCGTGCTGCGGAGACCGCCGCTCGCCGGCCGGTAGGAGAAGTCCACCCGGCTCTTGAGCGAGCGGATGCGAAGGCCGTCGGGACAGCGGGCACGGTAACGAGTGGTGAACAGCGCGCGGAACTCGTCCGGGCACCGGGTCGCGGGCGTTCGCGCATAGATCTCCGGGTGCAGCATGGCCCACGACCACGCCCATTCCACAGGCAGCGGACGCCCCTCGGCGGCGAAGCGACCGAGGCCGACGCGCAAGGTGAGCGGCGGAGGCCACTTGTCGTGCTCGGCCGGGTCGGGGGCGGGGCCCACTCCCTTGCTGATCAGCGCGCGCAAGGCCTGCTGGAACTCGGTCGCGTACTGGCGGAACGACGAATTGCCGCCGTAGACGGTCAGCAGGCGCACGACCTCGCTCAGGATGCGCGGCAGGTCGGCTCGCGCGGCCGGATCCTGCTGCGCGTCGACCAGCGCACGGCGCTCCAGGCCGTAGAAGTACAGGAAGACATAGCCGATGTAGGCGTCGGCCGCCCACCGGCCGCCCTCCAGCCACAGCAGGTACGCAGCTCGGCTCCGTGGCGTGATCGAGTGGTAGGCGGGCCAGTAGTCCATCTCCTGACCCGCGAAGTCCGGCTTGCGCCAGTCGATCGGCAGTGTCGGGTCGATGACCTCGACGTTCCCGCCGGACACGACGTCGCTCCTGGTGAGCCGTCCGAAGTAGACCATCCCGGGCAGAGTCCGACCTGCCAGCGATGTCGTCGCACCGACTGGGACCCAGGAATGCCCGGACACCGCAGGACGGCGGGGCGAAGCAGGTTGCGGTGGGCGCGGATGCGGTGCGGCGACGGGCTGTGGCGGGTACGGCGCGGAAACCTGCGGTGGTACGGGCGGAAGGTATCGAGGTGGCGCGATCGCGGTGGCCCCGCCCCCGAACCTCTGCCGCAGCCGGTCGAACAGTCCCACTCGGCCCCCTCAGGTGTCGCACCGTAGCCGCGCGGACGGCCTCCAGAACGGTGACAGCGGTTACGTCGCGTCAGCTCCATTCGGCGTTAGCGCCCTAACGGGTGAACTACGTCAGTGGGATTTTCGCCTTGTCGCAGCAACCACCCACTACGCGAGGATCGCTCGCGCGGGCCGATAGATGACCGATGTAGCGCTATGGAGGACAGCCGCGATGTGCGGGCCATGGAGTTTTCGCGTGATCATCACTCGGCGCTGCTGCCCGCGGTCCGCACGTGCCGGTCGAGTGGCCGGCGGTGACCGGGGTGCGGATCGTGCACGCTGCCGACATCCACCTCGACAGTCCCCTGCGTGGGCTCAGCAGGTTCGCTGACGACGACCTCGCCCGGCGGTTGCGGTTGGC is a window of Saccharothrix espanaensis DSM 44229 DNA encoding:
- a CDS encoding tellurite resistance TerB family protein — protein: MGLFDRLRQRFGGGATAIAPPRYLPPVPPQVSAPYPPQPVAAPHPRPPQPASPRRPAVSGHSWVPVGATTSLAGRTLPGMVYFGRLTRSDVVSGGNVEVIDPTLPIDWRKPDFAGQEMDYWPAYHSITPRSRAAYLLWLEGGRWAADAYIGYVFLYFYGLERRALVDAQQDPAARADLPRILSEVVRLLTVYGGNSSFRQYATEFQQALRALISKGVGPAPDPAEHDKWPPPLTLRVGLGRFAAEGRPLPVEWAWSWAMLHPEIYARTPATRCPDEFRALFTTRYRARCPDGLRIRSLKSRVDFSYRPASGGLRSTTWHLDVPDVFTSAAPTKVLKALVDSCTDDLDAYSRLIGRRPEAAGTLPALALLPDELFTGDLAGLRPLRELVDRTLPDDVRQARLELADLTSLWPARTPGKFAKADAVGLAQLLDKFGIGIEPDVRLGGPLQSAGAAVLFRVTAAQSATTTPEYTAAATLLHLAAVVSAADDDVSTAERDHLVSHLETSLHLTPGERIRLTAHLDWLLASKLKLTGLTKRLGVLTDGQRAHVAEFATAIAAADGVVSPAEVDTLRKIYKLLGQEPDAVYAELHALTSASTRPAPAVEPVVVMPADTGPTGYLIPPPPTPDLPVGVMRLDPALVEATMRESAAVAALLAEVFAEEPEDAAPPSPAPVVAVDLVGLLDAAHSTLLRELSTRPSWTRLEFDALCAEANLMPEGALDVLNEAAVDAADEPVVEDDGDRLLINDYALGELLA